Proteins from one Cellulosilyticum lentocellum DSM 5427 genomic window:
- the hemA gene encoding glutamyl-tRNA reductase — MCFAVVGVNHRNCPIEIREKVSFTRTKLVDCLHELRVEKSLQEVVILSTCNRSEIYIYEENIESAILKGIAFYQSYFVKGDITPYLYIRQGEEAVRHLFEVAAGLDSIVVGEDQILGQVKKAHEEAMSEHTSGKVLNKIFREAISTAKLIKSEVKISEHSLSISHIAVKFLKEKQETLRGKKVLVIGTGEMNELAIKYLLEENIGEIYVTNRTHTKAVELTEVYEGLIPIAYEERYEVLPQVDMVISATASPHIILQAKQMPSLTKKLDIMDIAMPRDIDPAINEMELVNVYDIDALKMIAEANNERRLELVIAAQKEIEKAIQKLMRWLEALSIEEVIHGLDAYCEDIKAHTTRLLGKKIISEEIDEEAMHMIMEEVLKRCIRTPIAKLMTTENLELRAQYAKTLSELFELN, encoded by the coding sequence ATGTGTTTTGCAGTTGTTGGGGTCAACCATAGAAATTGTCCCATAGAAATACGAGAGAAGGTAAGCTTTACCCGTACTAAGCTAGTAGATTGCCTACATGAGCTTAGGGTAGAAAAGAGCTTACAAGAAGTAGTCATTCTCTCGACTTGTAATAGAAGTGAGATTTATATCTATGAAGAGAATATAGAAAGTGCTATTTTAAAGGGCATAGCGTTTTATCAAAGCTATTTTGTAAAGGGAGACATCACTCCTTATTTATACATAAGGCAAGGTGAAGAGGCTGTTAGACATTTATTTGAAGTGGCAGCGGGGCTTGATTCTATTGTTGTTGGTGAAGACCAGATATTAGGGCAAGTAAAAAAAGCACATGAGGAAGCCATGAGTGAGCATACTAGTGGAAAGGTACTTAATAAAATTTTCCGTGAAGCAATTTCTACAGCTAAGCTCATTAAAAGTGAAGTCAAGATATCTGAGCATTCCTTATCTATTAGTCATATTGCCGTCAAGTTTTTAAAAGAAAAGCAAGAAACGCTTAGAGGAAAAAAAGTACTCGTTATTGGGACAGGCGAAATGAATGAACTGGCCATTAAATATTTATTAGAGGAGAATATAGGAGAAATTTATGTGACTAATCGTACACATACTAAAGCAGTAGAACTAACAGAAGTATATGAGGGACTGATTCCGATAGCTTATGAGGAGCGTTATGAAGTGCTACCTCAAGTGGATATGGTGATTTCTGCTACGGCATCACCTCATATTATTTTACAAGCAAAGCAAATGCCAAGTTTAACAAAAAAGCTGGATATTATGGACATAGCCATGCCGAGAGATATTGACCCGGCTATTAATGAAATGGAACTTGTAAATGTCTATGACATTGATGCACTAAAAATGATTGCTGAGGCTAACAATGAACGTCGCTTGGAACTTGTTATAGCTGCCCAGAAAGAAATAGAAAAAGCAATTCAAAAGCTCATGAGATGGTTAGAAGCACTCAGTATAGAAGAGGTGATTCATGGCCTAGATGCTTATTGTGAAGACATTAAAGCACATACAACAAGGCTCCTTGGTAAGAAAATAATAAGCGAGGAAATAGATGAAGAAGCTATGCATATGATTATGGAAGAGGTCTTAAAAAGATGCATACGTACGCCAATTGCGAAGCTGATGACTACTGAAAACCTAGAGCTAAGAGCACAGTATGCAAAGACGCTATCAGAGTTATTTGAACTAAACTAA
- a CDS encoding sirohydrochlorin cobaltochelatase, whose translation MKRAILVVSFGSSYKETREKTIKPCEELIASAFEGYDFYRAFTSNIIIRKIARVENIKINNPIEVLDELVAAGYEEVVVQTLLVICGEEYGKLKGQVECYKNQFKKIVLGSPLLTQIEDYKATVEAVKTELPTLKEGEGVVLMGHGTEYEAHSAYCALDYMFDQEELPVYMGTVEGYPEIREIINRLRKAEVRKAYLIPFMLVAGGHAINDMAGDEEDSWKSILEAEGFEVECILRGLGENPNIRKCFLAHAQEAEKAITIYTGD comes from the coding sequence ATGAAAAGAGCGATACTAGTAGTGAGTTTTGGATCAAGTTATAAAGAGACGAGAGAAAAGACGATTAAACCATGTGAGGAGCTTATTGCTTCAGCCTTTGAAGGATATGACTTCTATAGAGCTTTCACGTCTAACATAATTATTAGAAAAATTGCTAGGGTAGAAAATATAAAAATTAATAATCCTATAGAAGTACTAGATGAGTTAGTTGCAGCAGGCTATGAGGAAGTTGTTGTACAAACGCTTCTTGTGATTTGCGGTGAGGAATATGGCAAGCTTAAAGGGCAAGTAGAGTGCTATAAAAATCAGTTTAAGAAGATTGTATTAGGTAGCCCCTTACTTACACAAATTGAGGATTATAAAGCAACAGTTGAAGCTGTGAAAACAGAGCTTCCAACATTGAAAGAGGGAGAAGGAGTAGTTTTGATGGGGCATGGGACGGAATATGAAGCACATTCAGCTTATTGTGCACTGGATTACATGTTTGACCAGGAAGAATTACCAGTTTATATGGGAACAGTAGAAGGATATCCAGAAATTAGAGAGATTATTAATCGTCTTAGAAAAGCAGAAGTAAGAAAAGCTTATCTCATTCCGTTTATGTTAGTAGCAGGCGGTCATGCAATTAATGATATGGCAGGAGATGAAGAGGATTCGTGGAAATCAATTTTAGAAGCAGAGGGATTTGAGGTAGAATGTATTTTAAGAGGTTTAGGAGAAAATCCTAATATTAGAAAATGCTTTTTAGCCCATGCGCAAGAAGCAGAGAAGGCTATAACGATATATACAGGAGACTAA